In Gemmatimonadales bacterium, the following are encoded in one genomic region:
- a CDS encoding alpha/beta hydrolase-fold protein, translated as MMIMLMAIAMQQPVHRATPGPRFEISFPAGAHAGPITGRAYVAVTRDSSRRSPIDQTGETGVPLFGVNIDALAPGKPAIIDAKTFGHPVQSLRDLPAGDYWVEPFINVYTRFPRADGHVVWLHMDQWEGQDWKRSPGNIAGKPVRIHWNPASSVPIRLVADQVIPPITPPADDASVKHLKFKSTILSNWWGQPIYLGATVLLPKGFDAHPDAHYPIVYDEGHFSLGAPGGYGRNAAFTKYWDSDTAPRILLVTIQHPSPYYDDSYGVNSANNGPYGDALTQELLPMVEKQFRALGQPWARLLTGGSTGGWISLAKQVMYPDLYGGTWSLCPDGVDFRAFQIVNVYQDSNAYWVDHGWMKVERPDVRRPDGNITTMMKDENWYELTVGDHSRSGGQWDIWEATYSPVGADGYPQRIWDKTTGVIHHDVAAYWKAHYDLRSILASNWATLGPRVADKINVYVGDADSYFLNDGVHFLHDFLVTTKSPSWNGEIVFQPMAPHCWGPPLTDLLPKMVRQVEHNAPGGADLKSWRY; from the coding sequence ATGATGATCATGCTGATGGCGATCGCGATGCAGCAGCCGGTGCACCGCGCGACTCCCGGTCCCCGCTTCGAGATCTCCTTTCCGGCCGGGGCGCACGCCGGCCCGATCACCGGTCGCGCCTATGTTGCCGTCACCCGCGATTCGTCGCGCCGCTCACCGATTGACCAGACCGGCGAGACCGGTGTCCCGCTCTTCGGCGTGAACATCGATGCGCTCGCTCCAGGGAAGCCGGCGATCATCGACGCGAAGACCTTCGGCCATCCGGTGCAATCGCTGCGCGATCTCCCCGCCGGCGATTACTGGGTCGAACCGTTCATCAACGTTTACACCCGCTTCCCGCGCGCCGACGGGCATGTCGTCTGGCTGCACATGGACCAATGGGAGGGACAGGACTGGAAGCGCTCGCCCGGAAACATCGCAGGGAAACCGGTCCGGATTCATTGGAATCCAGCGTCATCAGTCCCAATCCGCCTCGTCGCCGATCAGGTCATTCCGCCGATCACGCCACCCGCCGACGATGCGTCGGTCAAGCACCTCAAGTTCAAGAGCACGATTCTCAGCAACTGGTGGGGCCAGCCGATCTATCTCGGCGCAACGGTCCTCCTGCCCAAGGGATTCGACGCCCACCCCGATGCGCACTACCCGATCGTCTATGACGAGGGCCATTTCTCCCTCGGCGCGCCAGGCGGATACGGACGAAACGCGGCGTTCACGAAATACTGGGACAGCGACACTGCACCGCGGATCCTCCTCGTCACCATCCAGCATCCGTCGCCATACTACGACGATTCGTACGGAGTGAACTCAGCCAACAACGGACCGTACGGCGACGCACTCACGCAGGAACTCCTGCCGATGGTGGAGAAGCAGTTCCGCGCGCTGGGCCAGCCGTGGGCGCGGTTGCTGACTGGCGGGTCAACTGGCGGATGGATCTCGCTTGCAAAACAGGTGATGTATCCCGACCTCTACGGCGGCACGTGGTCGCTCTGCCCCGACGGCGTCGACTTCCGCGCCTTCCAGATCGTGAATGTGTACCAGGATTCCAACGCGTACTGGGTCGATCACGGCTGGATGAAGGTCGAGCGTCCCGACGTTCGCCGCCCCGACGGCAACATCACGACGATGATGAAGGACGAGAACTGGTACGAACTCACCGTGGGCGATCACTCACGATCGGGCGGCCAGTGGGACATCTGGGAAGCGACCTATTCGCCGGTGGGCGCCGACGGCTATCCCCAGCGGATCTGGGACAAGACGACCGGGGTGATTCATCACGATGTCGCCGCCTACTGGAAGGCGCACTACGACCTCCGCAGCATCCTCGCATCGAACTGGGCGACGCTCGGTCCCAGGGTCGCCGACAAGATCAATGTGTACGTCGGGGATGCCGATTCGTACTTCCTCAATGATGGCGTCCATTTCCTGCACGACTTTCTGGTGACCACGAAGTCGCCGTCGTGGAATGGCGAGATCGTCTTCCAGCCGATGGCGCCGCACTGCTGGGGGCCGCCGCTCACCGACCTCCTCCCGAAGATGGTGCGCCAGGTCGAGCACAACGCGCCCGGCGGCGCGGACCTCAAGAGCTGGAGGTACTGA
- a CDS encoding competence/damage-inducible protein A produces MAAGERIELVTIGTELLLGFTVATNAAFIGQRLAEAGVAISRHLTIADLPAEIRAAVDEGLTRTGAVITTGGLGPTRDDMSKQIVADLLGLPLEFRDDVWEMVLARYRRFGRTPVESNRSQAMVPHGGTWLPNHWGTAPGLWLDTPRGLVIMLPGVPLEMRMLMEHEVIPRLAARQTGTVVRSTTLRTCGIPESTLAERIGDAEDAIAPLSLAYLPSTNGVDLRITAWHVGATEADEKLAAAAATIRAHCDDWIYGTDHVDLAAIVLDQLRTNGDTLAVAESCTGGLLGGRVTAVPGASDVFLGGAISYADDIKTTIVGVDRELIAQHGAVSSEVAAAMARGAAERFNATVAVSITGIAGPSGGSEEKPVGLVWFGLSRHGTVTTHRSVFGGTRDEVRARAVQGALLGIWRSWRGTT; encoded by the coding sequence GTGGCCGCTGGCGAGCGGATCGAACTCGTCACCATCGGCACCGAGCTCCTCCTCGGGTTTACCGTCGCCACCAACGCTGCGTTCATCGGCCAGCGACTCGCCGAAGCCGGCGTCGCCATCTCCCGCCACCTGACCATCGCCGACCTCCCCGCCGAAATCCGCGCCGCAGTCGATGAGGGTCTGACCCGCACCGGTGCCGTCATCACCACCGGCGGTCTCGGTCCCACCCGCGACGACATGTCGAAGCAGATCGTCGCCGACCTCCTCGGCCTTCCGCTCGAATTCCGCGACGATGTCTGGGAAATGGTGCTGGCGCGCTATCGGCGCTTCGGGCGAACGCCGGTGGAGTCGAATCGTTCGCAGGCGATGGTCCCTCACGGCGGCACCTGGCTTCCCAACCACTGGGGTACGGCGCCCGGGCTCTGGCTCGACACGCCGCGCGGACTGGTGATCATGCTTCCCGGTGTCCCGCTCGAGATGCGGATGCTGATGGAGCACGAGGTGATCCCGCGCCTCGCCGCCCGGCAGACCGGCACCGTGGTGCGTTCGACCACGCTGCGTACCTGCGGCATTCCCGAATCGACGCTTGCCGAGCGGATCGGCGACGCCGAAGACGCGATCGCCCCGCTGTCGCTGGCATACCTGCCGAGCACCAACGGCGTCGATCTGCGGATCACGGCGTGGCACGTCGGTGCGACCGAGGCCGACGAAAAGCTTGCCGCCGCTGCCGCGACAATTCGCGCGCACTGCGACGACTGGATCTACGGCACCGACCATGTCGACCTCGCAGCGATCGTTCTCGATCAACTCCGCACCAACGGCGATACACTCGCCGTCGCCGAGTCGTGTACCGGCGGGTTACTCGGCGGGCGGGTGACCGCTGTCCCGGGCGCGTCCGACGTATTTCTCGGTGGCGCGATTTCCTATGCAGATGACATCAAGACCACGATCGTCGGCGTCGACCGCGAGTTGATCGCGCAACATGGAGCGGTGTCATCCGAAGTCGCCGCGGCGATGGCGCGCGGCGCCGCCGAACGATTCAACGCGACCGTTGCGGTGTCGATCACGGGGATCGCCGGTCCGAGTGGCGGAAGCGAAGAGAAGCCGGTCGGGCTGGTCTGGTTCGGTCTTTCGCGGCACGGGACGGTCACCACGCATCGTTCGGTGTTCGGCGGGACGCGCGACGAAGTCCGAGCGCGCGCGGTGCAGGGTGCCCTTCTCGGAATCTGGCGGTCGTGGCGCGGTACTACCTGA
- a CDS encoding CDP-alcohol phosphatidyltransferase family protein, translated as MKRPAWWTLPNILTVARIAITPVIASLPFINGYWPKLACFVVFVAAAVTDVIDGRLARRTNQVTDLGKILDPIADKLLLFATLGPIWWISRDRQALYDIPVWGSIPLWVCLLLIGRELAMTVFRAWAQARGVVIPAGHAGKTKAVLQNVFIGGTLTWFAFRDAVHPLGWEHSRFAAYWHQFHGGFVAATLGIALTLTIYSFVDYLVEYRRLFTLGI; from the coding sequence ATGAAGCGTCCGGCGTGGTGGACCCTTCCCAACATCCTGACCGTCGCCCGCATTGCCATCACGCCGGTCATCGCCTCGCTGCCGTTCATCAACGGGTACTGGCCGAAGCTGGCGTGTTTCGTCGTCTTCGTCGCGGCCGCCGTCACCGATGTCATCGACGGCCGTCTCGCCAGGCGGACCAATCAGGTCACTGATCTCGGCAAGATTCTCGATCCGATCGCCGACAAGCTCCTCCTCTTTGCCACGCTGGGGCCGATCTGGTGGATCTCGCGCGACCGCCAGGCGCTGTACGACATCCCGGTCTGGGGGAGCATTCCGCTCTGGGTCTGCCTGCTGCTGATCGGGCGTGAACTGGCGATGACCGTCTTCCGCGCGTGGGCGCAGGCGCGCGGCGTGGTGATTCCGGCGGGTCACGCCGGCAAGACCAAGGCGGTGCTGCAGAACGTCTTCATCGGCGGGACGCTCACCTGGTTTGCCTTTCGCGACGCCGTCCACCCCCTCGGCTGGGAACACTCACGCTTCGCGGCGTACTGGCACCAGTTCCACGGCGGGTTTGTGGCCGCCACGCTGGGGATCGCGCTCACGCTCACGATCTATTCGTTCGTCGACTATCTCGTCGAGTACCGCCGCCTCTTCACGCTGGGGATCTGA
- a CDS encoding gliding-motility protein MglA yields MSLVNYASREINCKIVYYGPGLGGKTTNLEYVYEKVAPSSKGKLISLATETERTLFFDFLPVDLGTIRGFRTRFHLYTVPGQVYYNASRKLILKGVDGVVFVADSQIDRTEANLEAMQNLYDNMTQHGYDLTRLPFVIQYNKRDLPNAAPIATLDASLNPGWPVEDGDRQKVTPDPFRPGEYLVKEVDGVWIERVPTFEAVAVRGEGVFDTLKAVSKLVLKSLG; encoded by the coding sequence ATGTCCCTGGTCAACTATGCGTCGCGGGAAATCAACTGCAAGATCGTCTACTACGGCCCCGGCCTTGGTGGCAAGACCACCAATCTCGAGTACGTCTACGAGAAGGTCGCGCCGTCGTCGAAGGGGAAGCTGATCTCCCTCGCCACCGAAACCGAACGGACGCTCTTCTTCGATTTCCTGCCGGTCGACCTCGGCACGATCCGGGGATTCCGCACCCGATTCCACCTCTACACGGTGCCCGGCCAGGTGTACTACAACGCGTCGCGCAAGCTGATCCTCAAGGGGGTTGACGGCGTGGTGTTCGTCGCCGATTCGCAGATCGATCGTACTGAGGCCAACCTCGAGGCGATGCAGAACCTCTACGACAACATGACGCAGCACGGTTACGATCTCACCAGGCTCCCGTTCGTGATCCAGTACAACAAGCGCGACCTTCCCAACGCCGCGCCGATCGCGACGCTCGACGCCTCGCTCAACCCGGGGTGGCCGGTGGAAGACGGCGACCGCCAGAAGGTGACGCCTGATCCCTTCCGGCCCGGTGAGTATCTGGTGAAGGAAGTCGACGGAGTGTGGATCGAGCGCGTGCCCACGTTCGAAGCGGTCGCCGTCCGCGGCGAAGGGGTGTTCGATACGCTCAAGGCCGTCAGCAAGCTGGTACTCAAGTCGCTCGGATGA
- a CDS encoding roadblock/LC7 domain-containing protein, giving the protein MTAPRAASWSFREEDSVRIRAVLLDFLRDASARTALLVDRAGQMLITVGEPPSFDPTAFASLTAADFSANDQLARLLGEGDFGTLFHQGEKESLYLADIARRVILVVLFDNRTTLGLVKLRMRAVVGDLTAIFTAMFTRETGTAGHVDASFVGEAEDELDKLFGTT; this is encoded by the coding sequence ATGACGGCACCGCGCGCGGCGTCGTGGTCATTCCGCGAAGAGGATTCGGTCCGGATTCGCGCCGTCCTGCTCGATTTTCTTCGCGACGCCTCGGCGCGGACTGCGCTCCTCGTCGACCGCGCCGGGCAGATGCTGATCACCGTCGGCGAACCGCCGTCATTCGATCCGACCGCGTTCGCGTCGCTCACGGCCGCAGACTTTTCGGCCAATGATCAGCTGGCGCGGCTGCTCGGTGAAGGAGATTTCGGCACCCTCTTCCATCAGGGTGAAAAAGAATCGCTGTATCTGGCAGACATTGCGCGTCGAGTGATCCTCGTCGTGCTCTTCGACAACCGCACCACCCTGGGGCTGGTGAAGCTCCGGATGCGCGCCGTCGTGGGCGACCTGACGGCGATCTTCACCGCGATGTTTACCCGTGAGACCGGCACGGCCGGTCACGTCGACGCGTCATTCGTCGGCGAAGCGGAAGACGAGCTCGATAAACTCTTCGGCACGACCTGA
- the recR gene encoding recombination mediator RecR has translation MSALDALITEFARLPGVGRKTAQRLVYHLLQQPTERMSALAGAIVAVAERVHPCSICGQPAEEEVCAICADPRRDAGLICIVEEASAVAVVERSAAFRGRYLVLGGRLSPLDGVGPDALRIGLLEAQLAGGAVREVILATNSSLEGEATATYLQQVLSAYPAVRVSRLARGLPVGGELEYVDGVTLTHALTAREELR, from the coding sequence GTGAGCGCACTCGACGCGCTGATCACCGAATTCGCGCGGCTGCCGGGGGTGGGGCGAAAGACGGCGCAGCGCCTCGTCTACCACCTGCTGCAGCAGCCGACCGAGCGGATGTCGGCGCTCGCCGGCGCGATCGTCGCGGTGGCCGAGCGCGTCCATCCATGCTCGATCTGCGGCCAGCCGGCGGAAGAGGAAGTCTGCGCCATCTGCGCCGATCCACGTCGCGATGCCGGATTGATCTGTATCGTGGAAGAAGCCTCGGCCGTGGCGGTGGTTGAGCGATCGGCTGCCTTTCGCGGCCGGTACCTGGTCCTCGGCGGACGGTTGTCGCCACTCGATGGCGTGGGGCCGGATGCGCTGCGCATCGGATTGCTCGAAGCCCAGCTTGCCGGCGGAGCGGTACGCGAGGTGATCCTCGCCACGAACTCGTCGCTCGAAGGCGAAGCGACGGCGACATATCTCCAGCAGGTCCTGTCGGCGTATCCGGCAGTCCGGGTGTCGCGCCTCGCACGCGGGCTCCCGGTCGGAGGCGAACTGGAATACGTCGACGGAGTCACCCTGACCCACGCTCTCACCGCACGCGAGGAGCTGCGATGA
- a CDS encoding YbaB/EbfC family nucleoid-associated protein yields MTISDRPTTEAAVLADPTRISQRESRPDAGRADAELAGKLVTADAGAGLVRATVDGRGALQSLVIAPEAFNGRDADLLADLVMAAIAEAQRRLDDHG; encoded by the coding sequence TTGACGATCAGTGATCGCCCGACGACGGAGGCGGCAGTTTTGGCAGATCCAACCAGGATTTCGCAGCGCGAGTCACGGCCGGACGCAGGCCGCGCTGATGCAGAACTTGCAGGGAAATTGGTGACGGCAGATGCAGGAGCGGGGCTGGTTCGCGCGACAGTCGACGGGCGTGGTGCGCTGCAATCGCTGGTGATTGCGCCAGAAGCGTTCAACGGGCGCGACGCCGATCTGCTGGCGGACCTGGTGATGGCGGCGATTGCGGAAGCGCAGCGCCGCCTCGATGACCACGGGTGA
- the dnaX gene encoding DNA polymerase III subunit gamma/tau: MTIALARRYRPRRFADLVVQDHVAAALRGAVARNRVGHGYLLTGPRGVGKTTAARILAMALNCENRGADGEPCGQCSSCLKIWNGSADLDVVEIDAASNRGVDDARDLRERAMYAASQEGHHKVYIVDEAHMLTREAWNVLLKILEEPPPGVVFVFATTEPQKIANTAAPVLSRLQRFDFRRIGPAAIHDRLRQVLTAEQLDAEDDALLLIARHADGGMRDALSVLDQCLSFGEGPLTAARVRQALGLLDDESYGAVLGAVAARDPARIFQIMDQVVDSGADLAEFAGGLAEMLRALVMRHFGAEPEGLAESTRTVLTELAPGIAAEDAVRMLKLLTEAEGAIRRSANPRIGLETLILRWAMMDRAVDLRELLAGGTPSGAAPSKPITGKGMGVPEAPQAAAPAPAAARAATARKAAPTPPKRVVEGGAGLSAEVLAAVWEEVIATAGRQSPLLGQALSHATPQVVDAGTLGLMFGPESALFQEGIARQQATVETIVTAALGSPVRIAIQGAAAPAAADAKPRRMSATDLRNERLTELRRKDPALDAAAAALDLELIDDQ; the protein is encoded by the coding sequence GTGACCATTGCTCTCGCCCGCCGTTACCGTCCGCGCCGCTTTGCCGATCTCGTGGTGCAGGATCACGTCGCGGCTGCGCTTCGCGGTGCAGTGGCGCGCAATCGCGTGGGCCATGGCTACCTGCTCACCGGACCGCGCGGCGTGGGGAAAACGACGGCCGCCCGCATCCTCGCGATGGCGCTCAATTGCGAAAATCGCGGTGCCGACGGCGAGCCATGCGGGCAATGCTCCTCGTGCCTCAAGATCTGGAACGGCTCCGCCGACCTCGACGTCGTCGAGATCGATGCCGCATCGAACCGCGGCGTCGACGACGCCCGCGACCTGCGCGAGCGCGCCATGTACGCGGCGTCGCAGGAAGGGCATCACAAGGTCTACATCGTCGACGAAGCGCACATGCTCACCCGCGAGGCGTGGAACGTTCTCCTCAAGATCCTCGAGGAGCCGCCTCCGGGGGTGGTTTTTGTCTTTGCCACGACCGAGCCGCAGAAGATCGCCAACACCGCAGCTCCCGTCCTGTCGCGGCTGCAGCGCTTCGACTTTCGACGTATCGGGCCGGCGGCGATTCACGACCGGCTCCGCCAGGTTCTCACGGCCGAACAGCTTGACGCCGAGGACGACGCCCTCCTGCTGATCGCCCGGCACGCCGACGGCGGTATGCGAGACGCCCTCTCGGTCCTCGATCAGTGCCTTTCGTTCGGAGAGGGTCCGCTTACGGCGGCCAGGGTGCGCCAGGCGCTCGGTCTGCTCGACGACGAATCGTACGGGGCGGTGCTGGGCGCCGTGGCCGCCCGCGATCCGGCCAGGATCTTCCAGATCATGGACCAGGTAGTCGATTCTGGCGCCGATCTCGCCGAGTTCGCCGGCGGCCTCGCCGAGATGCTCCGGGCGCTGGTGATGCGCCACTTCGGCGCCGAGCCTGAAGGGCTCGCAGAATCGACCAGGACCGTCCTGACCGAACTCGCCCCCGGGATCGCTGCCGAAGACGCCGTCAGGATGCTCAAGCTCCTCACCGAGGCGGAGGGGGCGATCAGGCGCAGTGCCAATCCGAGAATCGGGCTCGAGACGCTGATCCTCCGCTGGGCGATGATGGACCGTGCGGTAGACCTCCGCGAGCTCCTGGCCGGTGGAACCCCCTCTGGGGCAGCCCCGTCCAAGCCGATAACTGGTAAGGGGATGGGCGTTCCGGAGGCGCCACAAGCCGCTGCACCGGCTCCAGCGGCGGCTCGGGCGGCGACAGCACGGAAGGCGGCGCCGACTCCGCCGAAGCGAGTGGTCGAGGGGGGCGCAGGTCTCTCCGCCGAGGTTCTGGCGGCCGTCTGGGAAGAGGTCATTGCCACCGCCGGGCGGCAGAGCCCGCTCCTCGGCCAGGCGCTGTCGCACGCGACGCCGCAGGTGGTCGATGCCGGGACGCTCGGCCTCATGTTCGGGCCGGAGAGCGCGTTGTTCCAGGAGGGGATTGCACGGCAGCAGGCGACGGTGGAAACAATTGTGACGGCAGCACTGGGGTCGCCGGTGCGAATCGCAATCCAGGGCGCTGCGGCGCCCGCAGCCGCCGATGCGAAGCCGCGGCGGATGTCGGCGACCGACCTTCGGAACGAGCGGCTCACCGAGTTGCGACGCAAGGATCCGGCGCTGGATGCCGCAGCCGCAGCGTTAGATTTGGAACTGATTGACGATCAGTGA
- a CDS encoding YihY/virulence factor BrkB family protein yields MTPVPLSLHARIADTLERANLPLLASALTFDALLAIIPLAILLIAFLGYLVSSSAVDTASAADLIGRFLPQHGHGSNADPFVLVEGLVAKLQGYRSKLTWFAIPLSLWFSTRVFGAVRVCLSRIFQVRQRPVKGHFVWSYVAGYLLAKAQDTAMVLVVLVLAVANTVTTTALTMTAARGVQVDPRWGFLLTTGGRLAGQGVAFLFGIALFVLLYRYASPKRLAWPGALLASLVGTVGFEIAKRLYGLYLAHIAHGGQFSFDVDVGAAMLFILWLWYMSLVFLIGAAVADVWDHARQAKRVEGAVVTP; encoded by the coding sequence GTGACCCCGGTCCCTCTCTCGCTGCACGCCCGTATCGCCGACACGCTCGAGCGCGCGAACCTTCCGCTCCTGGCATCGGCGCTGACCTTTGATGCCCTGCTCGCCATCATTCCGCTGGCGATCCTGCTGATCGCCTTTCTCGGCTATCTCGTCTCATCGAGCGCGGTGGATACCGCCTCGGCGGCCGATCTCATCGGACGCTTTCTGCCGCAGCATGGACATGGCTCGAATGCCGATCCATTCGTCCTCGTCGAGGGGCTCGTCGCCAAGCTGCAGGGGTATCGCAGCAAGCTCACCTGGTTTGCCATTCCGCTGTCGCTCTGGTTCAGCACCCGGGTGTTCGGCGCAGTCCGCGTCTGCCTGTCGCGGATCTTCCAGGTCCGGCAGCGGCCGGTGAAGGGTCACTTCGTCTGGAGCTACGTTGCCGGCTATCTCCTCGCCAAGGCGCAGGACACGGCCATGGTCCTGGTGGTGCTCGTGCTGGCGGTGGCCAACACGGTGACCACCACCGCGTTGACGATGACGGCAGCACGCGGCGTGCAGGTCGATCCTCGCTGGGGCTTCCTCCTCACCACCGGCGGCCGGCTGGCGGGGCAGGGGGTGGCATTCCTCTTCGGTATCGCGCTCTTCGTGCTGCTGTACCGGTACGCGTCGCCCAAGCGCCTGGCATGGCCGGGGGCGTTGCTCGCGTCGCTGGTCGGCACGGTCGGATTCGAGATCGCGAAGCGCCTCTACGGCCTCTATCTCGCGCACATCGCGCACGGCGGCCAGTTCTCGTTCGACGTCGACGTGGGCGCGGCGATGCTCTTCATCCTCTGGCTCTGGTACATGTCGCTTGTCTTCCTGATTGGCGCCGCGGTCGCGGACGTCTGGGATCACGCGCGGCAGGCGAAGCGGGTGGAAGGTGCGGTAGTCACACCGTGA
- a CDS encoding YtxH domain-containing protein produces MREDRDVTVIETGSGSGFGWFLVGAALGVGLGVLFAPAEGGRTRRDLVRRSRRFRVRAGEALEDISDGIQTKGRKLKESVEDFADEVLDDVRDGKRKVERNTSHARDEMERRLAEARARARAAVGGDEPDEADDESE; encoded by the coding sequence ATGCGAGAAGATCGTGATGTGACGGTGATCGAGACCGGCTCGGGATCCGGGTTCGGATGGTTCCTGGTGGGCGCCGCGCTTGGCGTGGGGTTGGGTGTCCTCTTCGCGCCGGCGGAGGGCGGCCGGACACGGCGCGACCTGGTGCGCCGCAGTCGCCGGTTCCGGGTGCGGGCCGGCGAGGCGCTGGAGGACATCAGCGACGGAATCCAGACCAAGGGGCGCAAGCTCAAGGAGTCGGTGGAAGACTTCGCCGACGAGGTCCTCGACGATGTGCGCGACGGAAAGCGCAAGGTCGAGCGCAACACCTCGCATGCCCGCGACGAGATGGAGCGTCGCCTGGCGGAAGCTCGTGCCCGGGCGCGCGCCGCGGTGGGCGGCGACGAACCCGACGAGGCCGACGACGAGTCTGAGTGA
- a CDS encoding class II fructose-bisphosphate aldolase, protein MSLTPDPAQIDQLAFDAVFAPGDARTGARSKLWELGQSAGVRPASIHDLYLARGRGACGGFTVPAINVRVMAYDTARAVFRAARARDAGAIILEIARSEIAYTDQRPAEYVAVMLAAALREGFRGPLFIQGDHCQVNAKKYQADPEAEVREVKHLIAEEIAAGFFNIDVDTSTLVDLSFATLDEQQRANYERAAEITRYIRSHEPVGVTVSVGAEIGEVGTKNSTVEELHAFMDGYNRTLAAGGGGEGISKISVQTGTSHGGVVLPDGSIAAVKLDLAALEALSRSARDDYGLGGAVQHGASTLPSNAFGNFPRIETAEIHLATNFQNIVFDHPALPAELRQRMYAWLDVNAQGERKSGDSDEQFYYKARKKAIGPFKREMWELPAAIRQQIGADLEATFGFLFDQLKVGGTASVVRDFVSAPALRHDALVHAGVQAEDDPDAGE, encoded by the coding sequence GTGTCGCTCACCCCTGATCCAGCCCAGATCGACCAACTGGCCTTTGACGCTGTCTTCGCGCCGGGTGATGCGCGGACCGGCGCCCGTTCAAAGCTGTGGGAACTCGGCCAGTCGGCTGGCGTACGCCCGGCATCGATCCATGATCTCTATCTCGCGCGCGGGCGCGGGGCGTGCGGCGGGTTCACTGTGCCGGCGATCAACGTCCGCGTCATGGCATACGACACTGCGCGCGCAGTCTTCCGCGCGGCTCGTGCCCGCGACGCCGGGGCCATCATTCTCGAAATCGCTCGTTCCGAGATTGCCTACACCGACCAGCGCCCGGCGGAGTACGTGGCGGTGATGCTGGCCGCGGCGTTGCGCGAAGGATTTCGCGGACCGCTCTTCATTCAGGGTGATCACTGCCAGGTCAACGCCAAGAAGTATCAGGCCGATCCCGAGGCCGAGGTGCGTGAGGTGAAGCATCTCATCGCCGAGGAGATCGCGGCCGGTTTCTTCAACATCGACGTCGACACCTCGACCCTCGTCGATCTGTCGTTCGCGACGCTGGACGAACAGCAGCGCGCCAATTACGAGCGCGCCGCCGAGATCACCAGGTACATCCGGTCGCACGAACCCGTGGGGGTCACCGTCTCGGTTGGCGCGGAGATCGGCGAGGTCGGGACCAAGAACTCGACGGTGGAAGAGCTGCACGCGTTCATGGATGGGTACAATCGAACACTGGCGGCGGGGGGCGGCGGAGAAGGGATCAGCAAGATCTCGGTCCAGACCGGCACGTCGCACGGCGGCGTCGTTCTCCCCGACGGGTCGATCGCCGCAGTCAAGCTCGATCTTGCAGCGCTCGAAGCGTTGTCGCGTTCGGCGCGCGACGACTATGGACTTGGGGGTGCCGTCCAGCACGGTGCATCGACGCTGCCCTCCAACGCCTTCGGCAACTTCCCGCGGATCGAGACTGCCGAGATCCATCTCGCGACCAATTTCCAGAACATCGTCTTCGACCATCCGGCACTGCCGGCCGAGTTGCGCCAGCGGATGTATGCCTGGCTTGATGTGAACGCGCAGGGCGAGCGGAAATCGGGCGACTCCGACGAGCAGTTCTATTACAAGGCGCGCAAGAAGGCGATCGGACCGTTCAAGCGGGAGATGTGGGAGTTGCCGGCCGCGATTCGTCAGCAGATTGGTGCCGATCTCGAAGCGACGTTCGGGTTTCTCTTCGATCAGTTGAAGGTGGGTGGAACGGCATCGGTGGTTCGCGACTTTGTCTCGGCGCCGGCCCTCCGGCACGATGCGCTGGTTCACGCGGGGGTCCAGGCCGAGGACGACCCCGACGCAGGCGAATAG